The proteins below are encoded in one region of Flavobacterium nackdongense:
- a CDS encoding bifunctional UDP-N-acetylmuramoyl-tripeptide:D-alanyl-D-alanine ligase/alanine racemase has product MTLSISNIEKILHAKRFGDYNGSIETISIDSRSLQNNKNTLFFALVGPNNDAHIYIEALIDKGVQNFVVSHIPEQLANKATFFVVENTLDALQRYAAYHRSLFKFPVIGLTGSNGKTIVKEWLNFLLSPEFNIIRSPKSYNSQVGVPLSVLAINEMHNLGLFEAGISKMNEMEKLEAIIQPTIGILTNIGSAHDEGFEDLEKKIKEKLLLFQHSKLLIYQKNKNIDLILSSFPLLGVRVLFSWSFADETADVFVSKKAMDDKTILQIRTGKDHFEIQIPFQDEASIENAVTCLMVLLSFKYDQKTIQNRMEWLYPVEMRLKVKNGINNTTLIDDSYSCDFQSLKIALDFLESQKQHQTKTVILSDIFQSGLSNQELYAKVSQLITSNKIHRLIGIGETISEFKSQFTNCITYRNTADFFLHLKELNFANETILIKGARHFQFEEIVAALEEKTHETVLEVNLNSISHNLSFFKSKLKPTTKMMAMVKAFGYGSGGFEIAKLLEHHKVDYLGVAFADEGISLKNAGITLPIMVLNPETTSFSAIIQYNLEPEIYSLKGLNAFLQIAEKRKLKHFPIHIKLDTGMHRLGFSEENLEELITVLKGNSFVSVKSILSHLATSDAIEHKEFAHSQIDLFERLSSKLMIALNSKPIRHILNTSGISNFPEGQYDMVRLGIGLYGISNDAEEQKYLENVGTLKSIISQIRTIQAGESVGYGRRFLADKPTKIATIPIGYADGISRHWGNGLGFVTINKQQATIVGSICMDMLMVDVTKINCKEGDSVIIFGESPSVSLIAEQLRTIPYEILTSISQRVKRIFFRE; this is encoded by the coding sequence ATGACTTTATCTATCTCAAATATCGAAAAAATTCTTCACGCCAAAAGGTTTGGAGACTATAACGGCTCTATCGAAACTATTTCCATCGACAGTCGTTCGTTGCAAAATAATAAAAACACCTTGTTTTTTGCGCTTGTTGGTCCCAATAATGACGCGCACATTTATATTGAAGCCTTAATTGACAAAGGCGTTCAAAACTTCGTAGTTTCCCATATTCCTGAACAATTAGCCAATAAAGCCACTTTTTTTGTGGTCGAAAATACTTTGGATGCCTTGCAACGCTATGCAGCCTACCATCGAAGCCTTTTTAAATTTCCTGTCATCGGACTAACGGGCAGCAACGGAAAAACCATCGTCAAAGAATGGTTGAATTTTCTTCTTAGTCCGGAATTTAACATTATCCGCAGCCCAAAAAGTTACAATTCGCAAGTCGGCGTTCCATTATCAGTTCTAGCCATTAACGAAATGCACAATCTTGGCCTTTTTGAAGCTGGAATTTCGAAGATGAATGAAATGGAAAAACTAGAGGCCATCATTCAGCCAACCATTGGAATTCTGACCAATATTGGTTCGGCTCACGATGAAGGATTTGAAGATTTGGAGAAAAAAATCAAGGAAAAACTTCTACTTTTCCAACATTCCAAACTGCTGATCTATCAAAAAAATAAAAATATTGATTTAATTCTATCGTCATTTCCCCTTTTGGGGGTCAGAGTGCTTTTTTCTTGGAGTTTTGCCGATGAAACTGCCGATGTTTTTGTCAGCAAAAAAGCGATGGATGACAAAACTATTTTACAAATTCGTACTGGTAAAGATCATTTCGAAATCCAAATTCCATTTCAAGACGAAGCTTCTATCGAAAATGCCGTAACTTGTTTGATGGTTTTGCTGAGTTTTAAATACGACCAGAAAACGATTCAAAACCGTATGGAATGGCTGTATCCTGTTGAAATGCGTTTGAAAGTCAAAAACGGAATCAACAACACTACATTGATTGACGATAGTTATAGTTGCGATTTTCAGTCTCTCAAAATTGCCTTGGACTTTTTGGAAAGTCAAAAACAACACCAAACCAAAACCGTTATTCTTTCGGATATTTTTCAAAGTGGGTTGTCCAATCAAGAATTGTATGCCAAAGTTTCGCAGTTGATTACCTCCAACAAAATCCACCGGCTAATTGGTATAGGCGAAACCATTTCGGAATTCAAAAGCCAATTTACCAATTGCATCACGTATCGAAATACCGCCGATTTCTTTCTGCATTTAAAGGAGTTGAATTTTGCTAATGAAACCATTCTAATCAAAGGAGCGAGACATTTTCAATTTGAAGAAATCGTTGCCGCCTTAGAGGAGAAAACGCACGAAACGGTGCTGGAAGTCAACCTAAATTCCATTAGTCACAACTTGAGTTTTTTCAAATCGAAACTAAAACCAACGACTAAAATGATGGCGATGGTCAAAGCTTTTGGTTATGGCAGCGGTGGGTTCGAAATAGCCAAACTACTGGAACATCACAAAGTAGATTATTTAGGAGTGGCTTTTGCCGATGAAGGAATTTCTTTGAAAAATGCTGGAATTACTTTGCCGATAATGGTGCTAAATCCTGAAACCACTAGCTTTTCAGCGATAATTCAATATAATTTAGAACCTGAGATTTATAGCTTGAAAGGCTTGAACGCTTTCTTGCAAATTGCCGAAAAACGAAAACTTAAACATTTTCCCATTCACATCAAACTCGATACGGGAATGCATCGATTGGGTTTTTCAGAGGAAAATCTAGAGGAATTAATCACCGTTTTAAAAGGGAATAGTTTCGTGAGCGTAAAAAGTATTTTGTCGCATTTGGCCACAAGTGATGCTATCGAACATAAGGAATTTGCACATTCGCAGATAGATTTATTCGAAAGGTTATCCTCAAAATTGATGATCGCATTAAATAGTAAACCCATACGCCATATCTTAAACACATCGGGGATTAGTAATTTCCCAGAAGGGCAATACGATATGGTTCGCCTTGGGATTGGGCTTTATGGCATATCTAATGATGCTGAAGAACAAAAATATTTGGAAAATGTAGGAACATTAAAATCGATTATTTCACAAATCAGAACGATTCAAGCGGGTGAAAGTGTGGGTTACGGAAGAAGATTTCTTGCCGATAAACCCACAAAAATTGCCACAATTCCTATTGGTTATGCCGATGGAATTTCGAGACATTGGGGCAATGGGCTTGGTTTTGTTACGATTAATAAGCAACAAGCAACCATCGTGGGCAGCATTTGTATGGATATGTTGATGGTAGATGTGACAAAAATCAATTGCAAAGAAGGAGATTCTGTCATTATTTTTGGTGAAAGCCCTAGTGTTTCCCTGATCGCGGAACAGTTGCGAACCATTCCGTATGAAATTCTGACTAGTATTTCGCAAAGGGTGAAAAGAATTTTTTTCAGAGAATAA
- the mscL gene encoding large-conductance mechanosensitive channel protein MscL has product MGFVSDFKAFLMKGEIVNLATAVIVGGAFGKIVTSFTNDVLMPPIGLLLGKVDFKNLKVVLQDAVPAVMENGVEKAPAVAEVALNYGSFIQTIFDFVIIGFCIFMVLKAYEKTKKKEEEAPAAPAGPTQEELLTQIRDLLKK; this is encoded by the coding sequence ATGGGATTTGTTAGCGATTTTAAAGCCTTCTTGATGAAAGGCGAAATAGTAAACTTGGCAACAGCTGTTATTGTGGGTGGTGCTTTTGGGAAAATTGTAACCTCATTTACGAATGATGTGTTGATGCCGCCTATTGGCCTGCTTTTGGGGAAAGTCGATTTCAAAAATCTGAAAGTCGTTTTGCAAGATGCTGTGCCGGCGGTTATGGAAAATGGAGTTGAAAAAGCGCCCGCTGTGGCAGAAGTAGCTCTAAATTATGGTTCTTTTATTCAAACCATTTTTGATTTTGTGATTATTGGCTTTTGTATTTTTATGGTTTTAAAGGCTTATGAAAAAACCAAAAAGAAAGAAGAAGAAGCTCCCGCAGCGCCTGCTGGTCCTACTCAAGAAGAATTATTGACTCAAATTCGAGATTTGCTTAAAAAATAA
- a CDS encoding TonB-dependent receptor yields MKKIIIALILGFTAIVSGQNSVSGKITDTNNQPIIGVSVYAPELQKGTMTNENGKYTLSNIPLGTVKLTFVFIGFATQNKTINVQQKETVLDISLEETEFQIDEIIVSTAFNKIQSQNVVKVEHATIKELQKKGTATLIESLATIPGVSQVSTGTSIGKPVIRGLSGNRVLVYSQGVRIENQQFGDEHGLGLNDAGIESVEIIKGPASLLYGSDALGGVLYFNPEKFANSGTFKTDFSQKFFTNTLGSNSSLGLKTSTENWKFLARGTYNTHSDYKIAEGDRVTNTRYNETDFKTGIGYSNSKFSSVFRYNYNDLDLGIPEEGIAEQTTSKTTEYPKQWVFNHLLSLNTIVFFKKSKLDIDLGYIANDRSEFEDSEVAVLQMNLKTFNYDAKYYLPKFGKFESIIGIQGMSQNNKNSGEEYLIPDATTNDFGIFGTGNYEWKSNVIQAGLRFDNRQISTTAHGISGEEGSFEALAKSFDSFNASLGYKTNITKDFILRLNVASGFRAPNLAELTSNGVHEGTNRYEVGNSDLKTEQNVQTDLNLEYKSSHFEFFANGFYNHINNYIYTSPAGEIIDNNAVFEYIQNDAKLFGGEIGLHFHPHPLDWLHYETSFQTVTGKKQSRSLGSDYLPLIPANNWNNTIRTEFTIKKWLEDGYATLNVSSTFNQDNVSGFETKSNGYTLINLGLGGKIRLGKTAFDINVNGNNLLDKIYIAHLSRFKTDGIPNMGRNVVLGLNFNI; encoded by the coding sequence ATGAAAAAAATTATAATAGCCCTAATTCTGGGGTTTACGGCTATAGTCTCCGGCCAAAATTCGGTTTCAGGAAAAATAACTGACACAAATAATCAACCAATAATAGGTGTTTCTGTTTATGCACCCGAACTGCAAAAAGGAACAATGACCAATGAGAACGGTAAATATACCTTATCAAACATACCCCTTGGAACTGTAAAACTAACTTTTGTATTCATTGGATTTGCAACTCAAAACAAAACGATTAATGTTCAACAAAAAGAAACGGTACTCGATATTTCACTAGAAGAAACTGAATTCCAGATAGATGAAATAATTGTCTCGACCGCTTTCAATAAAATTCAATCACAAAATGTAGTTAAAGTAGAACATGCAACAATTAAAGAATTACAAAAAAAAGGAACAGCTACTTTAATTGAAAGTTTAGCCACAATTCCGGGTGTTTCGCAAGTTTCTACGGGAACTTCAATCGGCAAACCTGTAATTCGTGGTTTGAGCGGTAACCGTGTTTTGGTCTATTCGCAAGGAGTTCGAATCGAAAATCAGCAATTTGGTGACGAGCACGGATTGGGATTAAACGATGCCGGAATCGAAAGTGTCGAGATCATCAAAGGCCCTGCCTCTTTGCTCTATGGATCAGATGCTTTGGGTGGTGTTTTGTATTTCAACCCTGAAAAATTTGCAAATTCAGGCACATTCAAAACGGATTTTAGTCAAAAATTTTTCACCAACACTTTGGGAAGCAATTCCTCTTTAGGGCTGAAAACTTCAACCGAAAACTGGAAATTTTTGGCACGTGGAACCTACAACACGCATTCCGATTATAAAATTGCAGAAGGAGATCGAGTAACCAATACTCGTTATAATGAAACCGATTTCAAAACTGGAATTGGTTACAGCAATTCTAAATTTTCAAGTGTTTTTCGGTACAATTATAATGATTTAGATTTAGGAATTCCTGAAGAAGGAATCGCTGAACAAACCACGAGCAAAACAACGGAATATCCCAAACAATGGGTTTTCAATCATTTGTTAAGTTTGAACACTATTGTCTTTTTCAAAAAATCAAAACTAGATATTGATTTGGGTTATATTGCCAATGATAGGAGTGAATTCGAAGACAGTGAAGTCGCAGTTTTGCAAATGAATCTGAAAACTTTCAATTACGATGCAAAGTACTATTTACCAAAATTTGGGAAGTTTGAATCCATTATTGGAATACAAGGAATGAGTCAAAACAATAAAAATTCTGGCGAAGAATACTTGATTCCTGATGCAACTACCAATGATTTTGGAATTTTTGGAACTGGAAATTACGAATGGAAATCCAATGTGATTCAAGCAGGATTGCGTTTCGATAATAGACAAATTTCAACTACAGCCCACGGAATTTCGGGCGAGGAAGGGTCTTTTGAAGCCCTCGCTAAGTCATTTGATAGTTTCAATGCCTCTTTGGGATACAAAACCAATATTACTAAAGATTTTATTTTACGGCTTAACGTAGCATCAGGATTTAGAGCACCTAATTTGGCTGAACTAACTTCAAACGGTGTTCACGAAGGAACCAATCGGTATGAAGTTGGAAATTCTGATTTGAAAACGGAACAAAATGTGCAAACCGACCTGAATTTAGAATACAAAAGCAGTCATTTTGAATTTTTTGCAAATGGGTTTTATAATCACATTAACAATTATATTTATACTTCGCCGGCAGGAGAAATCATAGATAATAATGCCGTTTTCGAATATATTCAAAATGACGCGAAACTATTTGGCGGCGAAATCGGATTGCATTTTCATCCGCATCCATTAGATTGGTTGCATTACGAAACCAGTTTTCAAACCGTTACTGGCAAAAAACAATCCCGAAGTCTCGGGAGTGATTATTTGCCTTTAATTCCTGCCAATAATTGGAACAACACAATTAGAACTGAGTTTACTATAAAAAAATGGTTGGAAGATGGCTATGCGACTTTGAATGTTTCAAGCACGTTCAATCAAGACAATGTAAGCGGATTCGAGACCAAATCGAATGGTTATACACTTATAAACCTTGGTCTAGGCGGAAAAATCAGGTTGGGAAAAACCGCATTTGATATTAATGTAAATGGCAATAATTTGCTTGACAAAATTTACATTGCCCATTTATCTCGATTCAAAACGGATGGTATTCCGAATATGGGACGAAATGTAGTTTTGGGATTGAATTTTAATATTTAA
- a CDS encoding MFS transporter: MIQLKEKIGYGFGDMASSMFWKLFGMYLLIFYTDVYGLPAAVVGTMFLITRIWDSLFDPIVGIIADRTQTKWGKFRPYLLFTAVPFGLIGVLTFTTPDLDYTGKVVYAYIMYSLMMMIYSMINVPYASLLGVMSAKPSERNILSTYRMAFAYIGSFVALLLIEPLVEIFSKIGNKAEPDLQLGWQLAVAVIAVICVTLFLLSFLWTTERVQPIKEEKTPLKTDLKDLLKNRPWWILLGAGISALIFNSIRDGATVYYFKYFIQDVDAFKIGALGTTITLTSLYLVLGQAANIVGVVLAAPVSNRIGKKNTYLGAMVLATILSILFFWFGRTNLTSIYVFQFLISVCAGSIFPILWSMYADCADYSELTTGNRATGLIFSSSSMSQKFGWTIGGALTGWLLGYYGFKANVVQTVEAQTGIRMMLSFLPAIGTVLSVVFISFYPLSEKRMKSITAELEQKRISNSSNESIANNDN, from the coding sequence ATGATACAATTAAAAGAGAAAATTGGGTATGGATTCGGAGATATGGCTTCGTCTATGTTTTGGAAACTATTTGGCATGTATTTACTTATTTTTTATACGGATGTTTACGGACTTCCGGCTGCTGTTGTGGGAACTATGTTTCTTATTACCAGAATATGGGATTCGCTTTTCGACCCGATTGTAGGGATAATAGCAGACCGAACACAAACCAAATGGGGGAAATTTAGACCCTACTTATTATTCACTGCTGTTCCTTTTGGACTTATTGGAGTACTTACATTTACCACTCCGGACCTAGATTATACGGGAAAAGTGGTTTATGCCTACATTATGTATTCATTGATGATGATGATTTATTCTATGATCAATGTTCCTTACGCCTCTCTATTGGGTGTAATGTCGGCAAAACCTTCGGAGCGAAATATACTGTCAACTTATCGGATGGCTTTTGCCTACATAGGCAGTTTTGTTGCCTTATTGCTGATTGAACCCTTAGTAGAAATTTTTAGCAAAATAGGAAATAAAGCAGAGCCCGATTTACAATTAGGCTGGCAATTGGCTGTTGCTGTTATTGCGGTGATTTGTGTTACACTTTTTCTGCTTAGTTTCTTATGGACAACAGAAAGGGTTCAGCCAATAAAAGAAGAAAAAACACCCCTTAAAACCGATTTGAAAGACTTATTAAAAAACAGACCTTGGTGGATTTTATTGGGGGCGGGTATTTCGGCGCTTATTTTCAACTCCATTCGAGATGGTGCGACGGTCTATTATTTCAAATACTTTATTCAGGATGTAGATGCCTTTAAAATTGGCGCTTTGGGAACCACCATTACACTTACTTCCTTGTATTTGGTTTTGGGTCAAGCTGCAAATATTGTGGGCGTTGTTTTGGCAGCTCCTGTATCCAATCGAATTGGGAAAAAAAACACCTATTTGGGCGCGATGGTTTTGGCGACTATTTTGAGTATCCTTTTTTTCTGGTTTGGAAGAACCAATTTGACAAGTATTTATGTTTTTCAATTCTTAATAAGTGTATGTGCAGGTAGTATCTTCCCTATTTTATGGTCGATGTATGCCGATTGTGCCGATTATTCAGAGCTTACAACTGGAAACCGCGCTACTGGATTGATTTTCTCTTCCTCCTCGATGTCTCAGAAATTTGGTTGGACAATAGGTGGAGCTTTAACAGGTTGGTTGTTGGGGTACTATGGATTTAAGGCCAATGTAGTCCAAACCGTCGAAGCACAAACGGGTATCCGTATGATGCTGAGTTTTTTACCAGCAATAGGTACAGTATTGTCGGTAGTATTTATTTCTTTTTACCCACTGAGTGAAAAGCGAATGAAAAGCATTACGGCCGAACTCGAACAAAAAAGAATCTCAAATAGTTCAAACGAATCAATTGCAAATAATGACAACTAA
- a CDS encoding glycoside hydrolase family 130 protein, whose product MKTFDQKKNLLSAKHESLIQKINTASTDGNGVYERYSNPIITPEHIPLNWRYDFNPETNPYLLERIGVNATLNAGAMKWQDKYLVVVRVEGNDRKSYFAIAESETGIDNFRFWDEPITLPETEDPDTNVYDMRLTAHEDGWIYGIFCSERKDPAAPAGDLSSAVATAGIVRTKDLKNWERLPDLKTKSQQRNVVLHPEFVDGKYALYTRPQDGFIDTGSGGGIGWALTNDMTCAAVEEEIIINHRYYHTIKELKNGEGPHPIKTAKGWLHLAHGVRNCAAGLRYVLYLYLTDLKDPSKLIAEPAGFFMAPQNEERVGDVSNVLFSNGWIADEDGKVFIYYASSDTRLHVATSTIDILLDYVQNTPADGFRSYTSVQAIKNLITSNNVI is encoded by the coding sequence ATGAAAACATTTGATCAAAAAAAGAATTTACTTTCGGCAAAACACGAATCCTTAATCCAAAAAATAAATACTGCATCAACGGACGGAAATGGTGTATATGAGCGGTATTCGAATCCAATTATAACTCCAGAACATATTCCGCTGAATTGGCGATACGATTTTAATCCAGAAACCAATCCGTATTTACTCGAAAGAATAGGCGTTAATGCTACATTAAACGCTGGCGCGATGAAATGGCAAGATAAATACTTGGTCGTAGTACGCGTCGAAGGCAATGACAGGAAATCCTATTTTGCCATTGCGGAAAGCGAAACCGGTATTGATAATTTTCGTTTTTGGGACGAGCCAATAACTTTACCAGAAACCGAAGACCCCGACACCAATGTGTATGATATGCGTCTCACGGCACACGAAGATGGCTGGATTTACGGCATATTCTGTAGCGAACGCAAAGACCCTGCAGCTCCAGCTGGCGATTTATCTTCTGCAGTAGCAACAGCAGGTATCGTTCGTACCAAAGATTTGAAAAATTGGGAACGCTTACCCGACCTTAAAACAAAAAGTCAACAGCGCAATGTTGTCCTTCATCCTGAATTTGTCGATGGTAAATATGCGCTTTATACCCGCCCACAAGATGGATTTATCGATACAGGTAGCGGAGGTGGAATTGGTTGGGCTTTAACAAATGATATGACTTGTGCCGCAGTCGAAGAAGAAATAATTATCAACCATCGCTATTATCATACCATCAAAGAATTGAAAAATGGTGAAGGACCACATCCAATAAAAACCGCCAAGGGATGGTTACATTTAGCTCACGGAGTTCGAAACTGTGCAGCTGGACTTCGTTATGTTTTATACCTCTACCTGACTGATTTGAAAGATCCTTCAAAACTAATTGCTGAACCCGCTGGGTTTTTTATGGCTCCTCAAAATGAAGAGCGAGTTGGCGATGTGTCCAATGTGCTATTTAGTAATGGCTGGATTGCCGATGAAGATGGCAAAGTTTTTATTTATTATGCATCGTCGGATACACGCTTGCATGTCGCAACTTCTACTATTGATATTCTACTTGATTATGTACAAAATACACCAGCCGATGGATTTCGTAGTTATACCTCTGTTCAAGCCATCAAAAACCTCATTACAAGTAACAATGTCATTTGA
- a CDS encoding aspartate-semialdehyde dehydrogenase encodes MKLAVVGATGMVGEIMLKVIEETNFPYTELILVASEKSVGKIIEFKGQKHTVVGLQTAVDMKADIAVFSAGGQTSLDWAPKFAAAGTTVIDNSSAWRMDPTKKLIVPEINANELTKEDKIIANPNCSTIQMVLALAPLHKKYNIKRVVVSTYQSITGTGVKAVQQFENECAGIEGDMVYKYKINRNCIPQCDSFEANGYTKEEMKLSNETKKILGDTTVAVTATAVRVPVVGGHSEAVNVQFSNDFDVNEVRTILSQTQGIVVQDNLDTFTYPMPRYSEGKNDVFVGRIRRDESQANTLNMWIVADNLRKGAATNTIQIAQYLVAHNLV; translated from the coding sequence ATGAAACTTGCAGTTGTAGGAGCCACAGGAATGGTTGGCGAAATAATGTTAAAAGTAATCGAAGAAACAAATTTTCCTTACACCGAATTAATTCTTGTTGCTTCAGAAAAATCAGTTGGGAAAATAATCGAATTCAAAGGACAAAAGCACACTGTTGTAGGTTTACAAACTGCAGTCGATATGAAAGCTGATATTGCCGTTTTTTCGGCTGGAGGTCAAACTTCGTTAGATTGGGCGCCAAAATTTGCTGCTGCCGGGACAACCGTTATAGACAATTCATCGGCTTGGAGAATGGACCCAACCAAAAAACTAATCGTGCCTGAAATCAATGCCAACGAACTAACAAAGGAAGATAAAATCATTGCTAATCCGAATTGCTCTACGATTCAAATGGTTTTGGCTTTGGCTCCATTACATAAAAAATACAACATCAAACGTGTGGTAGTTTCAACCTACCAATCTATAACTGGAACGGGTGTAAAAGCGGTACAACAATTCGAAAATGAATGTGCAGGAATTGAAGGTGATATGGTGTACAAATACAAAATCAACCGCAACTGTATTCCACAATGCGATAGTTTTGAAGCCAATGGTTACACCAAAGAAGAGATGAAACTCTCGAATGAAACCAAAAAAATATTGGGAGATACTACTGTTGCAGTAACAGCAACCGCTGTTCGTGTACCAGTGGTGGGCGGACATAGTGAAGCTGTTAATGTGCAGTTCAGCAATGATTTTGATGTGAATGAAGTGAGAACTATTTTGAGTCAAACCCAAGGTATAGTGGTTCAGGACAATTTAGATACGTTTACCTATCCGATGCCACGATATTCTGAAGGAAAAAATGATGTTTTTGTAGGTAGAATTCGTCGTGACGAAAGTCAAGCCAACACATTAAATATGTGGATTGTAGCCGATAACTTAAGAAAAGGAGCTGCAACAAACACCATTCAAATTGCACAATATTTGGTAGCACATAATTTGGTGTAA
- a CDS encoding AGE family epimerase/isomerase, whose product MTTNLQQLKAEVENELITNILPFWMNRMPDDVNGGFYGQVTAENKVVRNAPKGGILNSRILWTFSAAYRLTSKPEYKEIADRAKEYLITKFIDQTYGGVYWQLNAAGIPTDTKKQMYNLGFAIYGLSEYYRATQDSSALEEAIKLFELIEKYSFDTLDNGYFEAFKREWNEMEDMRLSEKDANEKKTMNTHLHILEPYTNLYRVWKSPELKAKIENLIHIFIEKILNSDNHHLGLFFDEKWNRKGNSFSYGHDIEAAWLIHEAAIEIDNKQLLEKVRAKVLPIVDAALEGYQSDGSLAYEFDAEMQHTDTESHWWVQAETMVGAFDAYQLSGNQKYLQVVFSTWEYIKANLVDCENGEWHWSRMPDGSVHPTQDKAGFWKCPYHNGRMCMELMMRI is encoded by the coding sequence ATGACAACTAATTTACAGCAACTTAAAGCCGAAGTTGAAAATGAATTAATTACCAATATTCTTCCCTTTTGGATGAATAGGATGCCTGATGATGTAAATGGAGGGTTTTATGGACAAGTAACTGCCGAAAATAAAGTGGTACGTAATGCTCCAAAAGGGGGTATTCTCAATAGTCGGATTCTATGGACATTTTCGGCTGCATATAGGCTTACAAGTAAGCCTGAATACAAAGAAATAGCAGACCGAGCCAAGGAGTATCTTATTACAAAATTTATTGACCAAACCTACGGTGGGGTTTACTGGCAATTAAATGCAGCCGGGATTCCCACCGATACCAAAAAACAGATGTATAATTTGGGCTTTGCTATTTATGGTTTGAGTGAATATTATAGAGCAACTCAAGATTCATCGGCATTGGAAGAAGCTATTAAATTATTTGAGCTGATTGAAAAATACAGTTTCGATACTTTAGATAATGGGTATTTTGAAGCATTTAAACGCGAATGGAATGAAATGGAAGACATGAGATTGAGCGAAAAAGATGCCAACGAAAAAAAAACGATGAACACGCATTTGCATATTTTGGAACCTTATACCAATTTATACCGCGTATGGAAATCGCCTGAATTGAAAGCAAAAATTGAGAATCTGATTCATATTTTTATCGAGAAAATACTGAATTCTGATAATCATCATCTTGGATTGTTTTTCGATGAAAAATGGAATCGCAAAGGCAATTCATTCAGTTACGGACACGATATTGAAGCGGCTTGGCTTATCCACGAGGCAGCTATTGAAATCGATAATAAACAATTACTTGAAAAAGTACGTGCTAAAGTACTGCCCATTGTAGATGCTGCTCTTGAGGGTTATCAATCTGACGGAAGTTTGGCTTATGAATTCGATGCCGAGATGCAGCATACCGATACCGAAAGCCATTGGTGGGTGCAAGCAGAAACTATGGTAGGCGCTTTCGATGCGTATCAATTAAGTGGCAATCAAAAATACCTGCAAGTTGTTTTTTCAACTTGGGAATATATAAAAGCCAATCTGGTTGATTGTGAAAATGGAGAATGGCATTGGAGCAGAATGCCAGATGGGAGTGTTCACCCAACACAAGACAAAGCGGGTTTCTGGAAATGCCCCTATCATAATGGGCGGATGTGTATGGAACTTATGATGCGGATTTAA